The Winogradskyella schleiferi genome has a window encoding:
- a CDS encoding helix-turn-helix and ligand-binding sensor domain-containing protein, which translates to MAEYKAGNQNWDISRAKDGRVYVANHSGLLEYDALIWKFYQLPNKTTVRSVLAEDDVVYTGSYEEFGYWKRDNFGLLKYYSLSDSIVDLISPNEEIWEIVKFNDKIIFRSFLNIYIYDYKNVTLLKPESIVISCSVVEDKLYVSTLNKGIFLLKDNGLEPFYFDDSLLDTKIISIDKYQGNLLLMTSLKGSFFLKNRKLTPTKFEINEPIKLHQLNTFSKLRNGKMVFGTIKDGVFLTDAKGKLEFHVSKENGLLNNTVLGQTLDESDNLWLGLDNGIANIELNSSNYFFNDVSGKLGAVYDIIEYQNVIYIGTNTGLFWLNANDKLEFLEGSQGQVWDLKILEGDLLCGHNEGTFLVNKDKLELISSHTGGYTIKKIPEKNHTYIQGTYSGLVKFEKVLGEWSAKHLGETTIPSRFLVFENASTAWVAHATKGIYRVRFDTNYDTIISIKNYQDKGINSNYNVRVYNIKNIITFKTNEGWQKYEPILDSIVPSKLLNEKLGKENYIISEEDASLFALKNKNGSINFKSFSSDEDLVLSDGFLKNRYVVGYENVSKLKDSIYALNLDNGLMIVNGNSKSTINLNKPSIDAVFIGNERINISNVISEGVSFKYGKNMMVALSSPNSKNHFFEYNISEINNLWYRVDGNIIDFSSLKDGDYTIDFRTSDISGNMSHSQTLMIEILPPWYRDIWGFLLYLILALALVLVFYAMHHKKIAKEQRLIKIKYQREQQKLLREKTLENEKQIVQLKNESLQNEIKLKSKQLANNAMALVKKNETLQDIKKELTVNKDGFNNYYVFKKLLKKLDNSILHKDEWEVFENNFSQVHDEFFELLKAKHSKLTPKDLKICAYIKMNLSSKEIAPLMNISIRGVETHRYRLKKKLDLENDISLVDYLLNIKI; encoded by the coding sequence ACGCCTTAATTTGGAAGTTTTATCAATTACCGAATAAAACCACGGTTCGATCGGTTTTAGCAGAAGATGATGTGGTCTATACAGGATCTTACGAGGAATTCGGATATTGGAAACGAGACAATTTCGGTTTACTAAAATATTATTCCCTAAGCGATTCGATAGTGGATTTAATTTCCCCAAATGAAGAAATTTGGGAAATTGTGAAATTTAACGACAAAATTATTTTTCGCTCCTTTTTAAATATATACATATACGATTACAAGAATGTAACACTATTAAAGCCAGAGTCTATAGTGATTTCTTGTAGTGTGGTTGAAGATAAGCTATATGTAAGCACATTAAATAAAGGTATATTTTTATTGAAAGACAATGGGTTGGAACCGTTTTATTTCGATGATTCTCTGCTCGACACTAAAATTATTTCTATTGATAAATACCAAGGCAACCTCCTTTTAATGACGTCTTTGAAAGGAAGTTTTTTCTTAAAAAACAGAAAACTGACGCCGACTAAATTTGAAATCAACGAACCTATAAAATTACATCAGCTAAATACGTTCTCAAAATTAAGAAATGGGAAAATGGTATTTGGCACCATTAAAGACGGCGTTTTTTTAACCGATGCTAAGGGAAAATTAGAATTTCATGTCAGCAAGGAAAATGGGTTGTTAAATAATACTGTTTTGGGTCAAACATTAGATGAATCAGATAATCTTTGGCTGGGTTTAGATAATGGTATTGCCAACATAGAGCTCAACAGTAGCAATTATTTTTTTAACGATGTTTCGGGTAAATTGGGTGCGGTTTACGATATTATAGAATATCAAAATGTCATTTATATTGGAACCAACACAGGTCTTTTTTGGTTAAATGCCAATGATAAATTAGAATTTCTAGAGGGTTCCCAAGGTCAAGTCTGGGACTTAAAGATTTTAGAAGGTGATCTTTTATGTGGTCATAATGAAGGTACATTTTTGGTGAATAAGGATAAACTTGAATTGATTTCTAGCCATACGGGAGGTTATACCATTAAAAAAATACCAGAAAAGAACCATACCTATATACAAGGTACTTATTCAGGACTTGTGAAATTTGAAAAGGTACTTGGCGAATGGAGCGCAAAACACCTTGGTGAAACTACAATTCCGTCTCGATTCTTGGTGTTTGAAAACGCCTCTACTGCTTGGGTAGCTCATGCCACAAAGGGCATATATAGGGTTAGATTTGATACTAATTATGATACCATTATTAGTATCAAGAATTACCAAGATAAAGGTATAAATTCAAATTATAATGTTAGGGTTTATAATATAAAGAACATTATAACTTTTAAAACGAATGAAGGTTGGCAGAAGTATGAACCTATTTTAGATTCTATAGTTCCATCAAAGCTGCTCAACGAAAAATTGGGAAAAGAAAACTACATCATTTCAGAAGAAGATGCCTCACTTTTTGCTTTAAAAAATAAAAATGGATCTATTAATTTCAAATCATTCTCAAGTGATGAGGACTTGGTGTTAAGCGACGGATTTTTGAAAAATAGATATGTAGTAGGATATGAAAATGTTTCTAAACTAAAGGATTCAATTTATGCTTTAAATTTGGATAACGGTTTAATGATTGTCAATGGGAATTCCAAATCCACCATAAATCTAAATAAACCGAGTATAGACGCGGTTTTTATAGGAAATGAGCGCATCAATATTTCAAATGTAATTTCAGAAGGGGTGAGTTTTAAGTATGGAAAAAATATGATGGTTGCGTTGTCCTCTCCAAATTCAAAAAATCATTTTTTTGAGTATAATATTTCCGAAATTAATAATTTGTGGTATAGAGTTGATGGCAATATAATTGATTTTTCAAGTCTGAAAGATGGTGATTATACCATTGATTTTCGGACCAGTGACATTTCGGGCAATATGTCCCATAGTCAAACATTAATGATAGAGATTTTGCCACCTTGGTACCGAGATATATGGGGTTTTTTACTGTATCTAATATTGGCCTTGGCTCTCGTGCTGGTATTTTATGCCATGCACCATAAAAAAATTGCGAAAGAACAGCGACTCATCAAAATTAAATATCAAAGGGAGCAACAAAAGTTATTAAGGGAAAAAACATTAGAAAATGAGAAGCAAATTGTGCAACTTAAAAATGAATCCTTACAGAACGAAATAAAACTTAAAAGTAAGCAGCTGGCGAATAACGCCATGGCTTTAGTTAAGAAAAACGAAACCTTACAAGATATTAAAAAAGAGCTTACTGTCAATAAAGATGGGTTTAATAACTACTACGTCTTTAAAAAACTGTTAAAAAAATTAGATAATTCCATTTTGCACAAGGACGAATGGGAAGTCTTTGAAAATAATTTCAGTCAAGTGCACGATGAGTTTTTCGAATTATTAAAGGCCAAGCATTCAAAACTGACTCCGAAGGATTTAAAGATTTGCGCCTACATTAAAATGAATTTATCCTCTAAGGAAATTGCGCCACTTATGAATATCTCAATAAGAGGCGTTGAAACCCACCGATATCGATTGAAAAAGAAATTAGATTTAGAAAATGATATTTCTTTAGTGGATTATTTGTTAAATATTAAAATTTAA